The region TTAATTTATTTTTAAGACGTTTTGCAATAGCTATCTTTACTAAATCTGTTAAAGTATAAGCAATTAACATGGTACTTATAAACACAATAACACCATTTTCTGAGGTCGTTATAGTGTTAGCTAATACTATAAAACCTAACCAACCTAATAACACACCTATGTTAATAAAATTAAGTAGAAATCCTTTAAGGAAGAGTTTTCCGTAACCTTTTCTAATTTCTATTTTATGATATTCTCTAACTATAGATCTAAAGGAACGCGATGTTTTTATAAAAGTAATAATACCATATATAACTAATAAAACACCTCCGAAAATTACAAAATTGGGATCTTTTTCTATTTTACCAACTAGTTTT is a window of Olleya sp. YS DNA encoding:
- a CDS encoding LysE family transporter — translated: MLDDILKAIPLGILLSFTVGPVFFVLLETSATKGARSALIFDAGVILADILFITIAYFSTEKLVGKIEKDPNFVIFGGVLLVIYGIITFIKTSRSFRSIVREYHKIEIRKGYGKLFLKGFLLNFINIGVLLGWLGFIVLANTITTSENGVIVFISTMLIAYTLTDLVKIAIAKRLKNKLTPRLIFKTKKIIALVILGFGLLLLVQGFFPEEKEKLKEKLEQINPL